One Phycisphaerae bacterium RAS2 DNA window includes the following coding sequences:
- the proX gene encoding Prolyl-tRNA editing protein ProX, with the protein MAEAVYDSIVAMLEAAAVPYRAVQHEPTFTSEESARARGEDVRIGGKALLVKAGDVFRLFVLSAALKLDADALKQRFGVKKTRFATAEELKELTGLVPGSVPPFGKPILPFDLFIDESITRNEKIAFNAGSLTNSLILATADYLRAARGEVFAFGRAG; encoded by the coding sequence ATGGCTGAAGCCGTGTACGATTCGATTGTCGCGATGCTCGAGGCGGCCGCCGTGCCGTATCGCGCCGTTCAGCACGAGCCGACGTTTACATCGGAGGAGTCGGCCCGGGCGCGGGGCGAAGACGTGCGAATCGGCGGCAAGGCGCTGCTCGTGAAGGCCGGCGACGTGTTTCGCCTGTTTGTGTTGAGCGCGGCGTTGAAGCTCGATGCCGACGCGCTCAAGCAGCGATTCGGCGTGAAGAAAACGCGTTTCGCCACGGCGGAGGAGTTGAAGGAACTGACCGGCCTCGTGCCCGGATCGGTGCCGCCGTTCGGGAAGCCGATCCTGCCGTTCGATCTTTTCATCGATGAGTCGATCACGCGGAACGAAAAGATCGCGTTCAACGCGGGCAGCCTGACGAATAGCCTGATTCTGGCGACGGCGGATTACCTGCGCGCGGCGCGAGGAGAAGTGTTCGCGTTTGGTCGCGCGGGGTAA